The window ATTAAAGTTGGCTTGTTGATAAATTTCAAGGTAGAAAGGTTGAAAGAAAGCATAAAAAGATTTGTCTTGTCCAATCTTCGTGACCTTCGTGCTCTTCGTGGTAAAAAAACAGTCTAACCACTCGCTACACCTAACCCTCGCTTCGCTCGGGCAGGTGAGCTTTGGCGTTAGGCAAAGGCAAGCAAAACAGTAAGGGAAAAGTCAATCAACAAAAAAGTACTGAGGGGAAGAGGGAAGACATTTCCTAGTGTCGTGTTGAACAAATAACGCACAGAATTTGATTCTGGTAACTGGTGATTGGTAACTAGTAATTAAATACCGTTCGGCTGAGCTCAGGACGAAACTATTTAACCAATTACCAGTTACCAATTATCCGTTTGCAGGTTACGAAACCTGATGATGCCCCGTGCAAAACTTACTCAACACGACACTAGTGCTCTGTCGCCATTCAAGTGATTGATTGGCCGTTATCCCCCGCTGGCGGGGGTAGGGGGTGGATTCTTCTATGTCAGATTTCATATTCCACCCCCTTAATCCCCCGCCAGCGGGGGACATCAATTGAGTAGCGACAAAGCACTAGTATATCGTTCTCTAAATACATATAATA of the bacterium genome contains:
- a CDS encoding GxxExxY protein; translated protein: MKYLMKLANIKVGLLINFKVERLKESIKRFVLSNLRDLRALRGKKTV